In Streptococcus dysgalactiae subsp. dysgalactiae, the following are encoded in one genomic region:
- a CDS encoding Cof-type HAD-IIB family hydrolase, producing the protein MYHLIAFDMDGTLLTSEQTISTVSLKAINQAIQAKKQVVLATGRPLSEIKPYRQDLASLQYAILESGAVIYDLQEERIIHQASLPLIFLQQLLQSTEGLDVMVVVMSESQGYIQESHFLSIENYHMDQYQKLYQETAVFVEDIHSLLADKKEKIEKVNLYFKTVKARDHYLEAMDYLQVAAIKAEKTGIEITARGANKGRSLIFLVNHLQLKIEQTIAVGDGDNDCQMIAEAGLGIAMGNANTSIKALAKAEVASNDKDGCAQAIYQFLLK; encoded by the coding sequence ATGTATCATTTAATTGCTTTTGATATGGATGGAACTCTATTAACAAGCGAACAAACAATCTCAACAGTCAGTCTAAAAGCTATTAACCAGGCTATCCAGGCAAAAAAACAAGTGGTGTTAGCTACCGGACGTCCGCTCTCAGAAATAAAACCCTACCGTCAAGACTTAGCTTCCTTACAATATGCTATTTTAGAAAGTGGAGCAGTGATTTATGATTTGCAAGAAGAAAGAATTATTCATCAGGCAAGTTTACCGCTAATTTTTTTGCAACAGCTACTCCAGAGTACAGAAGGATTAGATGTGATGGTAGTTGTGATGTCAGAAAGCCAAGGCTATATCCAAGAAAGTCACTTTCTTTCCATTGAAAACTATCATATGGATCAATATCAAAAGTTATATCAAGAAACTGCCGTTTTTGTAGAGGATATTCATTCACTCTTAGCTGACAAAAAAGAAAAAATTGAAAAGGTCAACCTTTATTTTAAAACAGTAAAGGCAAGAGACCACTATCTTGAAGCTATGGATTATCTCCAGGTGGCGGCGATTAAAGCAGAAAAAACCGGTATCGAAATCACAGCAAGGGGTGCCAATAAGGGTCGATCTTTAATATTTCTAGTAAACCACCTTCAGTTGAAAATCGAACAGACCATTGCAGTAGGAGATGGTGATAATGATTGTCAAATGATAGCCGAAGCAGGTTTAGGTATTGCGATGGGAAATGCAAACACAAGCATAAAAGCTTTAGCCAAAGCTGAAGTAGCCAGTAATGATAAGGATGGTTGTGCACAAGCCATCTATCAATTTTTATTAAAATAA
- a CDS encoding bifunctional hydroxymethylpyrimidine kinase/phosphomethylpyrimidine kinase: MKTNYVLAMSGNDIFSGGGLYADLATYTRHDLHGFVAVTCLTAMTDKGFKVFPTSADQFRYQLNSLKDVPFAAIKIGLLPNAAICQLVLDFIKSHPNIQVVLDPVLVCKETHDVEVATLREELVSFFPYVTIITPNLLEAQLLSQKTINSLEDMKEVANDLYQLGAKHVVIKGGNRFSQEKAIDLFYDGQSFEVLDNPVLEQNNIGAGCTFASSIVSQLVEGRTVLEAVQAAKEFVYQAILKSDRYGVKQGDEKK; encoded by the coding sequence ATGAAGACTAATTATGTTTTAGCTATGTCTGGTAATGATATTTTTAGTGGGGGTGGCTTATATGCCGATTTGGCAACTTATACTCGGCACGATTTACATGGTTTTGTGGCAGTAACTTGTTTGACAGCTATGACTGATAAGGGATTTAAAGTTTTTCCGACGTCTGCTGACCAATTTCGCTATCAGTTGAATAGTCTAAAGGATGTCCCTTTTGCTGCGATAAAAATCGGGCTATTACCTAATGCAGCTATTTGTCAGTTGGTATTAGATTTTATCAAGTCTCACCCCAATATTCAAGTGGTCTTAGATCCTGTACTTGTCTGTAAAGAAACCCATGATGTAGAGGTGGCTACTTTACGTGAAGAACTAGTGTCATTTTTCCCTTATGTGACGATCATAACTCCAAATTTGTTAGAAGCTCAGCTATTATCTCAAAAAACCATTAACTCTTTGGAAGATATGAAAGAGGTCGCTAATGACCTTTATCAATTGGGAGCAAAGCACGTGGTCATCAAAGGGGGGAATCGTTTTAGCCAAGAGAAGGCAATTGATCTTTTTTATGATGGTCAATCCTTTGAGGTATTGGATAATCCTGTGCTTGAGCAAAATAATATTGGTGCGGGTTGTACATTTGCCTCAAGTATTGTGAGTCAACTAGTTGAGGGTCGAACAGTACTAGAGGCTGTGCAGGCTGCAAAAGAGTTTGTCTATCAAGCTATTTTAAAATCAGATAGATACGGAGTGAAACAAGGTGATGAAAAAAAGTAA
- a CDS encoding triose-phosphate isomerase, which produces MKANLNRHFFVFNPKSYLCGEQLYQLAELADSLVTDDISIFMTAPYAELAELSKRTKHIIVTAQHMDGILPGRGMGKVLPESLVVNGVRAVFLNHAENPMTLTELVQALERAKALELITIVCADSVAEARAIAVLNPNIILCEPTALIGTGQTSDLSYVQETNAAVKAINPDILMMQAAGVSQADDVYQVIKAGADGTGCTSGIMKATSPKQMFQDMIAALQKAL; this is translated from the coding sequence ATGAAGGCAAACCTTAATCGCCATTTCTTTGTTTTTAATCCCAAGTCTTACCTATGTGGGGAACAGCTTTACCAATTAGCAGAGTTGGCCGATAGCCTAGTTACTGATGATATCAGTATCTTTATGACAGCGCCTTACGCCGAATTAGCAGAGCTTAGCAAACGCACTAAGCATATCATTGTAACTGCTCAACACATGGATGGCATCTTGCCTGGCCGTGGTATGGGGAAGGTTTTGCCAGAATCTTTAGTGGTAAATGGTGTCAGAGCAGTTTTTTTAAACCATGCCGAAAATCCGATGACCTTGACAGAGTTAGTTCAAGCCCTTGAAAGGGCTAAGGCTTTGGAATTAATAACGATTGTTTGTGCAGATTCTGTTGCAGAAGCCAGAGCTATTGCCGTCTTAAACCCAAATATTATTTTATGCGAACCCACCGCGCTTATTGGCACTGGCCAAACCAGCGATTTATCCTATGTTCAAGAGACCAATGCTGCCGTTAAAGCCATCAATCCAGATATTTTGATGATGCAGGCTGCAGGAGTAAGTCAAGCCGATGATGTTTACCAAGTGATCAAGGCAGGTGCAGATGGCACAGGCTGTACTAGTGGTATCATGAAAGCAACATCACCAAAACAAATGTTTCAGGACATGATAGCAGCCTTACAAAAGGCTCTCTGA
- the truA gene encoding tRNA pseudouridine(38-40) synthase TruA — MTRYKATISYDGTLFSGFQRQSHERTVQEEIEKTLQKLAGGQPVPIHGAGRTDAGVHAYGQVIHFDLPQKRDLEKLRFALDTQTPDDIDVVDLAIVADDFHCRYQKHSKTYEFLVDNGRPKNPMMRHYATHYPYPLDMNKMQEAIKALVGTHDFTGFTAAGTSVKNKVRTITEATLVQDDKTGFLVFTFSGNGFLYKQVRNMVGTLLKIGNGRMPVEQIKVILDSKNRQLAGPTPAGNGLYLKEIHYED; from the coding sequence ATGACAAGATATAAAGCAACAATTTCCTATGATGGAACTCTTTTTTCAGGTTTTCAAAGGCAGAGCCATGAGCGTACAGTACAAGAAGAAATTGAAAAGACTCTCCAGAAGTTGGCCGGTGGCCAACCAGTTCCTATTCATGGAGCAGGGCGCACAGATGCTGGTGTTCATGCTTATGGTCAGGTGATTCATTTTGATTTACCTCAAAAACGGGATTTGGAGAAATTACGTTTTGCCTTGGACACGCAAACGCCAGATGATATTGATGTAGTTGATTTAGCGATAGTTGCAGATGACTTTCACTGCCGTTACCAAAAGCATTCAAAAACTTATGAATTCTTAGTAGATAATGGTCGGCCTAAGAATCCCATGATGCGTCATTATGCAACGCACTATCCCTATCCTCTCGATATGAATAAGATGCAAGAGGCAATTAAGGCTTTGGTGGGAACACATGATTTCACAGGTTTTACAGCAGCGGGGACATCTGTCAAAAATAAAGTTAGAACAATTACAGAAGCAACCTTAGTTCAAGATGATAAAACGGGTTTTTTAGTCTTTACGTTTTCTGGCAATGGTTTTCTGTATAAACAAGTAAGGAATATGGTAGGAACTTTATTGAAAATCGGAAATGGTCGTATGCCAGTCGAACAGATTAAAGTGATTTTAGATTCAAAAAATCGTCAACTAGCAGGACCAACACCAGCTGGTAATGGACTTTATTTAAAGGAGATTCACTATGAAGACTAA
- a CDS encoding YjbQ family protein, translated as MIVYQKEFSVETVANRDSYHDISEVVRQVIAASSIQTGICVVATPHTTCSVFFEEYTHDKDAEGDDFLNLDLSEQLERIIPRHLAKESYHHPGPAHYQAVLAWENPEDWLPNGDKTALWNADAHLKATLLGSSQTIAITSGKWNVGKTGYLYLVDFDRTRERKRRYHITVIGD; from the coding sequence ATGATAGTTTATCAAAAAGAATTTTCAGTGGAGACAGTGGCTAATCGAGATAGTTATCATGACATCTCAGAAGTAGTCAGACAAGTTATTGCAGCTAGTTCTATTCAAACAGGAATTTGTGTGGTGGCTACCCCACATACGACTTGTTCGGTTTTCTTTGAAGAATACACTCATGATAAAGATGCTGAGGGAGATGACTTTCTCAATTTAGATTTATCAGAGCAATTAGAAAGAATTATTCCAAGACATCTTGCTAAAGAGTCTTACCATCATCCAGGGCCAGCTCACTACCAAGCTGTTTTAGCTTGGGAAAACCCTGAGGATTGGCTACCAAATGGTGATAAAACAGCTCTTTGGAATGCTGATGCCCACCTTAAAGCAACTTTATTAGGATCTAGTCAAACGATTGCTATTACCTCAGGCAAATGGAATGTGGGGAAAACGGGTTACCTTTACTTGGTTGATTTTGACAGAACAAGAGAGCGTAAGCGCCGCTATCACATCACGGTTATAGGGGACTAG
- a CDS encoding PTS galactitol transporter subunit IIC, whose amino-acid sequence MFDLLQHFIDLGAIVVLPILIFIFGMLLGTPARKAFNAGLTVGIGFVGLNLVVELLSGSLGKAAQAMVEHFGLQLTTLDVGWPAAAAISYGTLLGSLAIPIGIAINIFLLFIGWTKTLMVDMWNFWHAAFVASLVYAVTQHFALGQNAMLAYQVMIYLLADIIAPAIKRFYGFPNITFPHGTSAPGFLVAIPLNWLFDRIPGFNKIEADPESIQKKFGIFGESTVMGLIIGIVIGILAGYDVQGILQLGVKTAAVMLLMPRMVSILMEGLAPISEAANSFVQKRFPGREVNIGMDSALSVGHPAVLSSSLLLVPITILLAVILPGNTTLPFGDLATIPFVVCLMAAVFRGNIVRTVIGGAIYMVSILYITSWAAPLVTASAKAAKFNLDGHSSITAMAEGGLWPTGLFIFAANHLPWLVITLVLVVSLAGLFYVNKGSNSKSEVIK is encoded by the coding sequence ATGTTTGACTTGTTGCAACATTTTATTGACTTAGGCGCCATTGTGGTCTTGCCTATCTTGATTTTTATCTTCGGGATGCTTTTGGGGACCCCAGCACGCAAGGCGTTTAACGCTGGTTTAACCGTCGGGATTGGATTTGTTGGCTTGAATCTGGTTGTCGAGTTATTGTCGGGAAGTTTGGGAAAAGCAGCGCAAGCTATGGTAGAACATTTTGGCTTGCAATTAACCACACTAGATGTTGGCTGGCCAGCGGCGGCAGCTATTTCTTACGGAACTCTTCTAGGAAGCTTAGCTATTCCTATTGGAATTGCCATCAATATCTTCTTGCTGTTCATCGGGTGGACGAAAACGTTAATGGTTGACATGTGGAATTTTTGGCACGCAGCCTTTGTGGCTTCGCTTGTTTACGCGGTGACACAACATTTTGCCCTAGGGCAAAATGCTATGTTGGCCTACCAAGTGATGATTTATCTGCTGGCAGACATTATTGCACCAGCGATTAAGAGATTCTATGGTTTTCCTAACATCACGTTTCCTCATGGAACGTCAGCACCAGGATTTTTAGTCGCTATTCCTTTAAATTGGCTTTTTGATCGCATTCCTGGTTTCAACAAGATTGAAGCGGATCCTGAAAGCATTCAAAAGAAATTTGGTATTTTTGGAGAAAGTACCGTTATGGGGCTAATCATTGGGATTGTTATCGGTATTTTAGCTGGCTATGATGTTCAAGGCATCTTGCAATTGGGGGTTAAGACAGCAGCAGTCATGCTTCTTATGCCGCGCATGGTTTCTATTTTAATGGAAGGTTTAGCTCCTATTTCGGAAGCGGCAAACAGTTTTGTGCAAAAACGCTTCCCAGGACGCGAGGTTAATATCGGTATGGATTCCGCTCTTTCAGTAGGGCATCCAGCTGTTTTATCAAGTTCTTTATTGCTTGTTCCTATTACGATTTTACTAGCTGTTATCTTACCAGGAAATACGACTTTGCCATTCGGAGACTTAGCGACCATTCCTTTTGTAGTGTGTCTGATGGCAGCTGTCTTTAGAGGAAATATTGTTCGGACGGTAATAGGCGGTGCGATTTACATGGTGTCAATCTTATACATCACCTCTTGGGCGGCCCCCCTTGTAACAGCTTCGGCTAAGGCTGCCAAATTTAATTTGGATGGTCATTCAAGTATCACAGCTATGGCAGAAGGTGGCCTATGGCCAACAGGCCTCTTCATCTTTGCAGCCAACCATCTCCCTTGGTTGGTGATTACGCTAGTCTTAGTCGTCTCATTAGCAGGCCTCTTCTATGTCAATAAAGGGTCAAATTCAAAAAGTGAGGTTATCAAATGA
- a CDS encoding aspartate kinase — translation MKVVKFGGSSLASAQQLKKVLAIIKEDKNRKVVVVSAPGKRTPDDTKVTDALIAYYKAYKSGKNFQEPLNWISQRYQTICQDLGMDSQVGIDIKQSLEALAKLPIDHNPFLYDTFLAAGEDNNAKLIAAYFQASGLTATYLHPKDVGLFVSQEPQNARVLPGSYDHIEKLNQLEGILVIPGFFGVTQDGQICTFSRGGSDITGSLIAAGMAAEFYENFTDVDGIFAAHPGIVHNPHSIKELTYREMRELAYAGFSVLHDEALLPAYRAKIPIVIKNTNNPSHPGTKIVSKHETDNPSVVVGISADDKFVSINMSKYLMNREVGFGRQVLQILEDLNIRWEHMPTGIDDLSIVIRQKELTPIKEDEILHRLIHELEVDHASITKNLSIIMIVGENMKSHIGVTATATKALSDSHINLAMISQGSSEVSVMFVIDSQDEHKAIKALYNTFF, via the coding sequence ATGAAAGTCGTCAAATTTGGAGGCAGTTCCCTAGCTTCAGCCCAACAGCTCAAAAAAGTATTAGCTATTATAAAAGAAGATAAAAACCGAAAAGTGGTTGTTGTCTCAGCTCCTGGAAAACGTACTCCTGATGACACCAAAGTAACGGATGCTTTAATTGCCTACTATAAGGCATACAAGTCTGGAAAAAATTTTCAAGAGCCACTTAATTGGATTAGTCAACGCTATCAAACCATCTGCCAAGACCTGGGGATGGACAGTCAAGTAGGTATTGATATTAAACAGTCACTAGAAGCGCTGGCAAAACTTCCTATTGATCATAATCCTTTTTTATATGATACATTCCTTGCTGCTGGAGAAGATAACAATGCTAAACTGATTGCAGCTTATTTTCAAGCTAGCGGCTTAACCGCTACCTATCTCCACCCAAAAGATGTCGGTCTTTTCGTTAGTCAGGAACCTCAAAACGCAAGAGTATTACCTGGCAGCTATGATCACATTGAAAAGCTTAACCAATTAGAGGGGATTTTAGTCATTCCGGGATTTTTTGGAGTCACTCAAGACGGGCAAATCTGCACATTCTCTCGGGGGGGGTCTGACATCACAGGATCTCTTATCGCAGCAGGGATGGCAGCGGAATTTTACGAAAATTTCACTGATGTTGATGGTATATTCGCTGCTCATCCCGGGATTGTTCATAACCCTCATTCTATTAAAGAACTCACTTATAGAGAAATGCGAGAACTAGCTTATGCAGGTTTCTCAGTTTTACATGACGAAGCCTTATTACCAGCCTATAGAGCAAAAATTCCCATTGTCATCAAAAATACTAATAACCCTTCTCATCCTGGGACCAAAATTGTATCGAAACATGAAACTGATAATCCTTCAGTCGTTGTGGGTATCTCTGCTGATGATAAATTTGTCAGCATCAACATGTCAAAATATTTGATGAACAGGGAAGTAGGGTTTGGACGTCAAGTGCTCCAAATCTTAGAAGACCTTAATATCCGTTGGGAACATATGCCTACCGGAATTGATGACCTTTCAATCGTCATTCGTCAAAAAGAGCTAACGCCTATTAAAGAAGATGAAATTCTTCACCGACTTATCCATGAATTGGAAGTAGACCACGCAAGTATTACCAAAAACCTATCTATTATTATGATCGTGGGTGAAAATATGAAGAGCCATATTGGAGTAACAGCTACTGCAACAAAGGCACTATCTGATAGTCACATCAACCTAGCTATGATTTCTCAGGGATCAAGCGAAGTTTCTGTCATGTTTGTTATCGACAGTCAAGACGAACACAAAGCTATTAAAGCACTGTACAATACCTTTTTCTAA
- a CDS encoding PTS sugar transporter subunit IIB has product MKKLLVMCGSGIATSTVVMGKVKAWVAENGHTDKVQLFQSKIAEEINHIDDYDVVISTTVVPDSVKDKVIMGLPLLTGIGTDQLWEEVKKEIEA; this is encoded by the coding sequence ATGAAAAAATTATTAGTCATGTGTGGTTCAGGAATTGCCACATCAACAGTTGTTATGGGAAAAGTCAAAGCTTGGGTTGCTGAGAATGGTCACACTGATAAAGTCCAACTGTTCCAATCAAAAATCGCCGAAGAAATCAATCATATTGATGATTATGACGTGGTTATTTCCACAACCGTTGTTCCAGATAGCGTGAAAGACAAGGTTATTATGGGGCTGCCTTTACTAACAGGTATTGGAACAGATCAGCTATGGGAAGAGGTCAAAAAAGAAATCGAGGCTTAG
- a CDS encoding TIGR01440 family protein yields the protein MNLQDLEEQTRAIVSDIIERSAIKPGQLFVLGLSSSEVIGGRIGQQSSLEVGQVVVKSVLEELHKRGIHLAVQGCEHVNRALVVESQVAEEKQLEIINVIPNLHAGGSGQMAAFRYMSDPVEVETIVAHAGLDIGDTSIGMHVKRVQVPLIPCQRELGAAHVTALASRPKLIGGGRADYYQDPIRKY from the coding sequence ATGAATTTACAGGATTTAGAAGAACAAACTAGAGCGATTGTTAGTGATATCATTGAGCGCTCTGCGATTAAACCAGGACAGTTATTTGTGCTAGGTCTCTCTTCAAGTGAAGTCATTGGGGGTCGGATTGGCCAGCAATCTAGCCTAGAAGTAGGTCAAGTTGTCGTTAAGTCAGTTTTAGAAGAGTTACATAAGCGAGGTATTCATTTGGCAGTTCAAGGTTGTGAACATGTCAATCGTGCTTTGGTGGTAGAAAGTCAAGTAGCTGAAGAGAAACAGTTAGAAATTATTAATGTGATTCCAAACCTCCATGCTGGCGGTAGTGGACAAATGGCAGCCTTTCGTTACATGTCGGACCCTGTAGAGGTGGAAACTATTGTAGCCCATGCTGGGTTAGACATCGGGGATACCTCGATTGGGATGCATGTTAAGCGAGTTCAAGTCCCTTTAATTCCTTGTCAACGTGAACTAGGCGCTGCTCACGTAACAGCCTTAGCCAGCCGTCCTAAATTAATTGGAGGAGGGAGGGCTGATTATTATCAAGATCCCATTCGGAAATACTAA
- a CDS encoding class II fructose-bisphosphate aldolase, with protein sequence MKADMSQVLQTAKACHYAVPAMNYIDFASAKAYAKISEKRKLPLILAFAQSHSQWLPLEEAALIGYYFQQTLSTPVVLHLDHGQDSGFIKKAIDLGFNSVMIDASLDSFDENVKKTREIVDYARARGVAVEAEIGFVGANANQENHRVTDSIYTSLEDAKLFYEQTLVDALAISIGTAHGIYRGQPKLNFERLTEIAAALPIPLVLHGGSSSGDDNLARCAREGISKINIFSDVIVAAYQHRLDSKITDYPSLMSTMQVAMEKVLDHYYDVFGTRRGGSQ encoded by the coding sequence ATGAAAGCAGATATGTCTCAGGTATTGCAAACAGCAAAAGCATGTCATTATGCTGTGCCTGCTATGAACTATATTGATTTTGCTAGTGCCAAAGCCTATGCCAAGATCAGTGAGAAGCGCAAGCTCCCCTTGATTTTAGCTTTTGCCCAGTCTCACAGCCAGTGGTTACCCTTGGAAGAAGCAGCGCTCATTGGCTATTATTTCCAACAAACCTTATCAACTCCAGTGGTTCTTCATTTGGATCACGGACAAGATAGTGGTTTTATTAAAAAAGCCATTGACTTAGGGTTTAATTCGGTCATGATAGATGCTTCATTGGATAGCTTTGATGAGAATGTCAAAAAGACCAGAGAGATTGTTGATTATGCTAGAGCGCGTGGTGTTGCCGTTGAAGCAGAAATAGGCTTTGTTGGTGCCAATGCTAATCAGGAAAACCATCGGGTGACAGACTCGATTTATACCAGCTTAGAAGATGCCAAACTTTTTTACGAACAAACACTGGTTGATGCCTTGGCAATCTCAATCGGAACGGCACACGGTATTTATCGAGGACAACCCAAGCTCAACTTTGAGCGCTTGACAGAAATTGCAGCAGCTTTGCCCATTCCTTTAGTCTTACACGGTGGTTCATCATCAGGTGACGACAATTTAGCTAGATGTGCTCGAGAGGGTATCTCCAAAATTAATATTTTTTCAGATGTGATTGTAGCTGCCTACCAACATCGCCTTGACTCAAAGATTACTGATTATCCGAGTTTGATGTCTACCATGCAAGTTGCCATGGAAAAAGTTCTAGACCATTACTATGATGTTTTTGGAACAAGAAGGGGAGGCAGTCAATGA
- a CDS encoding sigma-70 family RNA polymerase sigma factor codes for MSLETREVFEKVKPIILKLKRHYYLQLWETDDWLQEGHLVLVRLLERHPELVGDEARLYRYFKTKFSSYLKDVLRRQESQKRQFDKMAYEEIGDVAHAIPAGGLWLDDYVAYREVLVQVEEALSEADRKQFQALVRGERFKGRQALLRKVRPYFSGFDQG; via the coding sequence ATGTCGTTAGAGACAAGGGAGGTTTTTGAGAAGGTCAAACCTATTATTTTAAAGCTGAAGCGTCATTATTACCTACAGTTGTGGGAGACGGATGACTGGTTACAAGAGGGGCATTTGGTTTTAGTGAGGTTGTTGGAACGTCACCCAGAATTAGTAGGAGATGAGGCTCGCTTGTATCGGTATTTTAAAACCAAGTTTTCGTCGTATTTGAAAGATGTCTTGCGTCGGCAAGAAAGTCAGAAACGCCAGTTTGATAAGATGGCTTATGAGGAGATAGGGGATGTGGCGCATGCGATTCCAGCTGGTGGGTTATGGTTGGATGATTATGTGGCTTATCGGGAGGTTTTGGTTCAGGTGGAGGAGGCCTTAAGTGAAGCGGATCGGAAGCAGTTTCAGGCTTTGGTGAGAGGGGAACGGTTTAAGGGGCGTCAGGCTTTACTTAGGAAGGTTCGTCCTTACTTTAGTGGGTTTGACCAAGGGTGA
- a CDS encoding mechanosensitive ion channel family protein: MTVIFRYLEQFHIEDISLAIFSKLVSLILLLIFFAILKRVSNYLFEKTIAKSFSYSRQSEARQKTLSKLTHNILNYMLYFLLIYWLLSLFGIPVSSLLAGAGIAGVAIGLGAQGFLSDVVNGFFILFENQFEVGDYVAISGIEGTISGVGIRTTQVRGFDGTLHYIPNRSITVVSNKSRGNMRALIEIPLYSTVDLSQVTKIIEAVNERELPNYPQIVGKPNILGPQTNPNGQFTFRVTIFTENGQQFMIYHTFYRLYQEALIKEGISLPTAISYPTAPQS; the protein is encoded by the coding sequence ATGACAGTTATATTCCGTTACTTAGAGCAATTTCATATTGAGGATATTAGCCTAGCTATTTTTTCAAAACTAGTTTCTCTTATCCTCCTGTTAATCTTTTTTGCTATTCTCAAACGCGTCAGTAACTACCTTTTTGAGAAGACTATCGCTAAATCATTTTCCTATTCTAGACAAAGTGAGGCGCGACAAAAAACCTTATCCAAGTTAACTCACAACATCTTAAATTATATGTTGTATTTCCTTCTCATTTACTGGCTCCTCAGCCTGTTTGGCATTCCCGTTTCAAGCCTCCTCGCTGGTGCTGGAATCGCTGGGGTAGCCATTGGCCTTGGAGCTCAGGGGTTCTTGTCTGATGTTGTGAATGGTTTTTTTATCCTCTTTGAAAATCAATTTGAGGTTGGAGATTATGTCGCCATTTCCGGTATCGAAGGGACGATTTCTGGTGTTGGTATCCGAACCACTCAAGTTCGAGGATTTGACGGCACTCTACATTATATTCCTAATCGTAGCATCACTGTTGTAAGCAACAAATCGCGCGGTAACATGCGGGCTTTAATAGAAATTCCACTCTACTCCACCGTTGATTTGAGTCAGGTGACTAAAATCATTGAAGCGGTGAACGAGAGAGAATTGCCCAATTACCCTCAAATTGTCGGAAAACCTAATATCCTAGGGCCTCAAACAAATCCTAACGGGCAATTCACGTTTCGCGTGACTATTTTTACTGAGAATGGGCAGCAATTTATGATTTACCACACTTTCTATCGATTGTATCAAGAAGCCCTAATCAAAGAAGGCATTTCTTTACCAACCGCTATTAGCTATCCTACCGCTCCGCAATCATAA
- a CDS encoding ECF transporter S component encodes MKKSKTRQMSLLAVLTALTIVLGRFVMVPTPTGFLTLLDAGIYFTSFYLGATQGAIVGGLSGFLIDLIAGYPQWMIHSLIAHGAQGYFAGWTGYKRWLGILLGSAIMVIWYFLGSLMLGYGLTGSLAGIWGNVMQNTFGLLVGYLIFRAIIAFQKNK; translated from the coding sequence ATGAAAAAAAGTAAAACAAGACAAATGAGTTTGTTGGCGGTATTGACAGCTTTAACGATTGTATTAGGGCGATTTGTGATGGTTCCGACACCGACAGGATTTTTAACTCTTTTGGATGCTGGTATTTACTTTACTAGTTTCTATTTGGGAGCTACTCAAGGAGCTATTGTTGGCGGTTTGTCAGGCTTTCTCATTGATTTAATAGCAGGATATCCTCAGTGGATGATTCACAGTTTGATTGCGCATGGTGCTCAAGGTTATTTTGCTGGTTGGACAGGTTATAAACGTTGGTTAGGTATCCTTTTGGGGTCTGCCATCATGGTTATCTGGTATTTCCTTGGATCTTTGATGTTAGGTTATGGCTTAACAGGTTCTTTAGCTGGCATTTGGGGAAATGTGATGCAAAATACTTTTGGACTTTTGGTAGGTTACCTTATTTTTAGAGCGATAATCGCTTTTCAAAAAAATAAGTAG
- a CDS encoding PTS sugar transporter subunit IIA: MQEEVICLQVDNIKSAEQVLDYLSNQLVATGAVKDSYVKAVIDREAIFPTGLQFEGYGVAIPHTDSEHVNHTQLALMTLTEPVSFTQMATNDQPVSVRLIIMLAIKDPHEQVDMLQKLIALLQNPDVVHDLFAYGPDQKESVLQLLSRHHII; the protein is encoded by the coding sequence ATGCAAGAAGAAGTCATTTGTCTTCAAGTAGACAACATTAAGAGTGCTGAGCAAGTTCTAGATTATCTGAGCAATCAATTGGTCGCGACAGGAGCAGTCAAAGACAGTTATGTCAAAGCGGTGATAGATAGGGAAGCTATTTTCCCGACAGGCCTTCAGTTTGAGGGTTATGGGGTGGCTATTCCGCATACGGATAGTGAGCATGTGAATCATACCCAGCTGGCCCTCATGACTTTGACTGAGCCAGTAAGCTTTACTCAGATGGCTACTAATGACCAGCCTGTCTCTGTTCGCTTAATCATCATGTTAGCCATCAAAGACCCGCATGAGCAGGTCGATATGTTACAAAAGCTAATTGCGCTATTGCAAAATCCTGATGTGGTGCATGACCTATTCGCTTATGGACCAGATCAAAAAGAAAGTGTTTTACAGTTACTGTCACGTCATCATATCATATAG